A stretch of the Polyangiaceae bacterium genome encodes the following:
- a CDS encoding PD40 domain-containing protein: MKQVARVFLLACVLSACGSDDGGAQASGGAGGSAGDAGLGGTGGDAASDAPAGDSSVAKPEPADIGFQAASPVPSGEQLLFNDWNAQPNTVSSIKPDGSSETKLFEAYRVWSMGVTKDVSKIAFACGDPLQKEHYGVEIGDAIQHTWVFDVAAQSASVLAWGNINDECHDWNDKNDSMVVCRRRDFDASGGNKTYRIGRLATSGAFEWLGLGEDATPTTMELHPQVTSDESTLYYTLIQISGGKQARSIMKKTLPGGAPELVRASASSGVLSPDGTRLLFADTTQQSALFSMKLDGSDVVKVATRNGTSAVWSPDGNKVAYLWGETMGCSHIEVVSADGSQADAPLRIRDCGSSFVTELAWVVRP; encoded by the coding sequence ATGAAGCAGGTGGCTCGGGTGTTTCTCTTGGCGTGCGTGCTCAGCGCGTGCGGCAGCGACGACGGCGGCGCGCAGGCCAGCGGCGGCGCGGGGGGTAGCGCCGGGGATGCCGGGCTCGGCGGGACTGGCGGTGACGCCGCCAGCGACGCCCCGGCGGGCGACAGCAGCGTGGCCAAGCCTGAGCCCGCCGACATCGGCTTCCAGGCGGCGAGCCCCGTTCCCAGCGGCGAGCAGCTCCTGTTCAACGACTGGAACGCGCAGCCCAACACCGTGTCGTCGATCAAGCCGGACGGCTCCTCCGAGACGAAGCTCTTCGAGGCGTACCGCGTGTGGTCGATGGGCGTGACCAAGGACGTCTCCAAGATCGCCTTCGCCTGCGGCGATCCGCTGCAGAAGGAGCACTACGGCGTCGAGATCGGCGACGCCATCCAGCACACCTGGGTGTTCGACGTGGCCGCGCAGAGCGCGTCGGTGTTGGCCTGGGGCAACATCAACGACGAGTGCCACGACTGGAACGACAAGAACGACTCCATGGTCGTGTGCCGGCGGCGCGATTTCGACGCCAGCGGCGGCAACAAGACCTATCGGATCGGCCGACTCGCCACGAGCGGCGCCTTCGAGTGGCTGGGCCTGGGCGAGGATGCGACGCCGACCACGATGGAGCTCCACCCCCAGGTCACCTCGGACGAGAGCACGCTCTACTACACGCTGATCCAGATCAGCGGCGGCAAGCAGGCGCGCAGCATCATGAAGAAGACGCTGCCGGGCGGAGCGCCGGAGCTCGTGCGCGCCAGCGCGTCCAGCGGCGTCCTCTCCCCCGACGGCACGCGGCTCCTGTTCGCCGACACGACGCAGCAGAGCGCGCTCTTCAGCATGAAGCTCGACGGCTCGGACGTGGTCAAGGTGGCGACGCGCAACGGCACCAGCGCGGTGTGGTCGCCGGACGGCAACAAGGTCGCCTACCTCTGGGGCGAGACCATGGGCTGCAGCCACATCGAGGTGGTGTCGGCGGACGGCTCGCAGGCGGACGCGCCGCTGCGCATCCGTGACTGCGGCAGCTCGTTCGTGACCGAGCTCGCGTGGGTCGTGCGACCCTGA
- a CDS encoding protein kinase: MSRLDAKEPHSGHVIAGRYELGSIIGRGGHGLVWKARDRDTGRLVAVKMLTDVAAKDPQQVERLRREQLALVKLAGTSAVELIDLCRSSTGKLCLVMELLEGVDLEAHLEALEQRGQRISVPTLLAVLEPVVTTLERAHEQGIIHRDLKPANVFMLAEKAGGGVRVLDFGLARLRSQMPLTAAGTIVGSPSYIAPEAWKGRSEGLDQRVDVYSFGVLVFRALSAQFPFPGTSLQDKFKAATSAERPRLSPLRPDVPREVDDWVQQVLAIDPDLRFRTLRGAWNALLAALGNPALASALVTAEDLASAAAASAPLEAPPARAPAPRIKTPVMSPLPLPERSEPSIELPMSGALPALKSVFKRAAGVVARVADAVTGGERKRTPLPFVPAPTPLDDAPPPSRAGPVSVSPVMAIGKRAREGKSMVREWLAGSDFDVAPPAEPESSDVVAWLGGDAAPATREHTLPMAVSAPVDLPAERPKPVKRAEPKPRAKLEKKPAARNKAAPKRKAAPKKQAARKKRSRKKKA; the protein is encoded by the coding sequence ATGAGCCGCCTCGACGCCAAGGAACCGCACTCGGGGCACGTCATCGCCGGGCGCTACGAGCTCGGCTCGATCATCGGCCGCGGCGGTCACGGGCTGGTGTGGAAGGCGCGGGACCGCGACACCGGCCGGCTGGTCGCGGTGAAGATGCTGACCGACGTCGCGGCGAAGGATCCGCAACAGGTCGAGCGCTTGAGGCGCGAGCAGCTCGCGCTGGTGAAGCTCGCGGGGACCTCCGCGGTCGAGCTCATCGACCTGTGCCGCTCGAGCACCGGCAAGCTGTGCCTGGTCATGGAGCTGCTCGAGGGCGTGGACCTCGAGGCCCACCTCGAGGCGCTCGAGCAGCGTGGCCAGCGCATCTCCGTCCCAACCTTGCTCGCCGTGCTGGAGCCCGTGGTCACGACGCTGGAGCGAGCCCACGAGCAGGGCATCATCCACCGCGACCTGAAGCCCGCCAACGTGTTCATGCTGGCGGAGAAGGCCGGCGGCGGCGTGCGCGTGCTGGACTTCGGCCTCGCGCGGCTGCGCTCGCAAATGCCGCTCACCGCCGCCGGGACCATCGTGGGCTCACCCAGCTACATCGCGCCGGAGGCCTGGAAGGGTCGCTCCGAAGGCCTCGATCAGCGGGTGGACGTCTACTCGTTCGGAGTCCTGGTGTTCCGCGCGCTCTCCGCCCAGTTCCCCTTCCCCGGCACGTCGCTCCAAGACAAGTTCAAGGCGGCGACCAGCGCCGAGCGCCCGCGGCTCTCCCCGCTCCGGCCGGACGTGCCGCGGGAGGTGGACGACTGGGTGCAGCAGGTCCTCGCCATCGATCCGGATCTGCGCTTCCGCACGCTGCGCGGGGCCTGGAACGCGCTCCTGGCTGCCCTCGGCAACCCCGCGCTGGCCAGCGCGCTGGTCACCGCCGAGGATCTCGCGAGCGCGGCCGCGGCGAGCGCACCCCTGGAGGCGCCACCCGCGCGTGCGCCCGCGCCCCGCATCAAGACGCCGGTGATGTCGCCGCTCCCGCTGCCCGAGCGCTCCGAACCGAGCATCGAGCTGCCGATGTCCGGCGCGCTGCCGGCGCTGAAGAGCGTGTTCAAGCGCGCGGCGGGCGTCGTCGCGCGGGTCGCGGACGCGGTGACTGGAGGCGAGCGCAAGCGCACCCCGCTGCCGTTCGTGCCCGCCCCGACGCCGCTCGACGACGCGCCCCCGCCCTCGCGTGCCGGACCCGTCTCGGTCTCGCCGGTGATGGCGATCGGCAAGCGCGCCCGCGAAGGCAAGTCGATGGTGCGCGAGTGGCTCGCGGGCAGCGACTTCGACGTGGCACCACCCGCCGAACCCGAGTCGAGCGACGTCGTGGCCTGGCTCGGCGGCGACGCTGCACCCGCGACGCGCGAGCACACGCTGCCGATGGCGGTGAGCGCCCCGGTCGATTTGCCCGCCGAGCGTCCCAAGCCGGTGAAGAGGGCCGAGCCGAAGCCCCGCGCCAAGCTGGAGAAGAAGCCGGCCGCCAGGAACAAGGCCGCTCCCAAGCGGAAGGCGGCCCCCAAGAAGCAGGCCGCCCGGAAGAAGCGCTCGCGCAAGAAGAAGGCGTGA
- a CDS encoding zinc-binding dehydrogenase: MKKVVVHRPGSYERLVLEDHPDLEPGPGQVLLEVDATGVNYADCIVRMGLYSSARKYVGWPITPGFEVAGRVARLGAGVSEPAVGSQVIGVTRFDGYATQVVLPQHQVFPRPAGVDAAHAAGFPGVFLTAHFALIELCRLRPGMKVLVHSAAGGVGGALTQIAKLHGCDVIGVVGSSHKRDAARAHGASEVIDKSTEDLWARAERLAPEGYDVVLDANGVETLGESFRHVRPAGRLVIYGFHTMMPKSGGKPSYGKLAVDWLRTPRFNPLDLTEQNKSVMAFNLSYLFDRPELLTEGMRDLISWLEAGKIHPHAVRTFPLSEVRKAHELIESGTTVGKLVLLPER; the protein is encoded by the coding sequence GTGAAGAAGGTCGTCGTTCACCGCCCCGGCTCCTACGAGCGCCTCGTGCTCGAGGATCACCCCGACCTCGAGCCCGGGCCGGGACAGGTGCTGCTCGAGGTGGACGCGACCGGCGTCAACTACGCCGACTGCATCGTGCGCATGGGCCTTTACTCGTCGGCGCGCAAATACGTGGGCTGGCCGATCACGCCGGGCTTCGAGGTCGCCGGCCGCGTGGCGCGACTGGGTGCTGGCGTCTCGGAGCCGGCCGTCGGCAGTCAGGTGATCGGCGTGACCCGCTTCGACGGTTACGCGACCCAGGTGGTGCTGCCGCAGCACCAGGTGTTCCCGCGACCCGCCGGCGTGGACGCGGCGCACGCCGCCGGCTTCCCCGGCGTGTTCCTGACGGCGCACTTCGCGTTGATCGAGCTGTGCCGGCTCCGGCCGGGCATGAAGGTGCTGGTGCACTCGGCAGCTGGCGGTGTGGGGGGCGCGCTGACCCAGATCGCCAAGCTCCACGGCTGCGACGTCATCGGCGTGGTCGGCAGCTCGCACAAGCGCGACGCGGCGCGAGCTCACGGCGCCAGCGAGGTCATCGACAAGAGCACCGAGGATCTCTGGGCCCGGGCCGAGCGCCTTGCGCCCGAAGGCTACGACGTGGTCCTGGACGCCAACGGCGTGGAGACCCTCGGGGAGAGCTTCCGCCACGTGCGTCCGGCAGGGCGTCTGGTGATTTACGGCTTCCACACCATGATGCCGAAGAGCGGCGGGAAGCCGAGCTACGGCAAGCTGGCGGTGGACTGGCTGCGCACCCCGCGCTTCAACCCGCTCGACCTGACCGAGCAGAACAAGAGCGTGATGGCGTTCAACCTCTCGTACCTGTTCGACCGGCCCGAGCTCTTGACCGAGGGCATGCGCGACCTGATCTCCTGGCTCGAGGCGGGGAAGATCCACCCGCACGCCGTGCGCACCTTCCCGCTCTCCGAGGTGCGGAAGGCGCACGAGCTGATCGAGTCGGGGACCACCGTGGGCAAGCTGGTGCTTCTCCCCGAGCGCTGA